A stretch of the Clostridia bacterium genome encodes the following:
- the pstA gene encoding phosphate ABC transporter permease PstA, whose product MADYRRRRLISRLGLGLCVAATGLAVLPLFSVLFYVLARGIGALDLAFFTQMPKPVGEPGGGIANAIVGSLVMVGLGSAMGIPVGIMAGVYLAEYGRGRFAQAVRFLTDVFMGVPSVVIGVFLYAVLVVSAGGFSALAGAVSLALIIIPLATRTTDEMLRLVPASLREASLALGATKARTIVSVVLRSASGGVLTGVMLALARAAGETAPLLFTALSSRHWSLSLGEPMASLPVYIYTYAISPFADWQSQAWGAALVLVVLVLVLNLLARIASRGHYRY is encoded by the coding sequence GTGGCCGACTACCGTCGCCGCCGCCTGATCAGCCGCCTGGGACTGGGGCTTTGCGTGGCCGCCACCGGCCTGGCCGTCCTCCCTCTCTTCAGCGTGCTGTTTTACGTCCTGGCGCGGGGAATAGGGGCCCTGGATCTTGCCTTTTTTACCCAGATGCCCAAGCCGGTGGGTGAGCCCGGGGGTGGGATAGCCAACGCCATCGTCGGCTCGCTGGTTATGGTCGGCCTGGGTTCGGCTATGGGGATACCGGTGGGGATCATGGCCGGAGTTTACCTCGCCGAGTACGGTCGGGGTCGATTCGCCCAGGCGGTACGCTTCCTTACCGACGTCTTCATGGGTGTTCCCTCGGTGGTAATCGGCGTCTTTCTCTACGCGGTGCTGGTGGTCTCCGCCGGGGGGTTTTCCGCCCTGGCCGGTGCCGTATCTCTGGCCCTAATCATTATCCCTCTCGCCACCCGGACCACCGACGAAATGCTGCGCCTGGTACCGGCCAGCCTGCGGGAGGCGTCCCTGGCCTTAGGGGCCACCAAGGCCCGGACCATAGTGAGCGTGGTCCTGCGCAGCGCGTCCGGAGGGGTGCTGACCGGCGTCATGCTGGCCCTGGCCCGGGCGGCCGGAGAAACCGCTCCCCTGTTGTTCACCGCCCTGAGCAGCCGGCACTGGAGTCTTTCCCTGGGCGAACCCATGGCGTCGCTCCCGGTGTATATCTACACCTACGCCATCTCTCCCTTTGCCGACTGGCAGTCCCAGGCCTGGGGAGCGGCCCTGGTGTTGGTCGTCCTGGTCCTGGTTCTAAACCTGCTGGCGCGGATCGCGTCCCGGGGGCACTATCGCTACTGA
- the selA gene encoding L-seryl-tRNA(Sec) selenium transferase, with translation MAADATTGIMRRLPAVEQILRRPAVQELLSSCPRLVVVEVVREVLAGLRRELRSGYRKEAPSAGEVEQLVAALVRSRWRPRMRRVINATGVVLHTNLGRAVLSRAALEALAEVAGHYCNLELDLDTGARGSRQEHVAELLCRLTGAEAALVVNNNAAAVLLALTALASGREVVVSRGQLVEIGGSFRLPDIMAVSGARLVEVGTTNKTYLEDYERAAGPQTALLLRVHASNFRIAGFTQQVSAAELVGLGRRLGVPVMEDQGSGLLLPRQEWLFREEPVAAGSIAEGVDVVTFSGDKLLGGPQAGIIVGKAEYLNLMRRHPLARALRVDKLALAALEATLRLYLDPAEAARSIPALRALTLPQEELKARAERLVDLLAAALAGRAEVQLVAGRSEAGGGALPGVELPTFLVEIRPGLVSARELADRLRRADPPVIARLREGALVLDVRTLLEGEEALVARTLAGCLKEV, from the coding sequence TTGGCGGCGGACGCGACCACCGGTATTATGCGCCGCCTGCCGGCGGTAGAGCAGATCCTGCGCCGGCCGGCCGTTCAGGAATTGCTTTCTTCCTGCCCGCGTTTGGTAGTGGTGGAGGTTGTCCGAGAAGTACTGGCAGGTCTCCGCAGGGAGTTGCGTTCGGGGTACCGGAAGGAGGCTCCGTCGGCGGGCGAGGTCGAGCAGTTGGTGGCGGCTCTGGTTCGTTCCCGCTGGCGACCCCGGATGCGGCGGGTCATTAACGCCACCGGAGTGGTGCTGCACACCAACCTGGGTCGGGCGGTACTGAGCCGGGCGGCGCTGGAGGCCCTGGCCGAGGTGGCCGGCCACTACTGCAACCTCGAACTGGATCTGGACACGGGCGCGCGCGGGTCGCGGCAGGAGCACGTGGCCGAGCTCCTGTGCCGCCTGACCGGTGCGGAGGCCGCCCTGGTGGTCAACAACAACGCCGCCGCGGTTCTCCTGGCGCTCACCGCCCTGGCCTCGGGACGCGAAGTAGTGGTGAGCCGGGGCCAACTGGTGGAAATCGGCGGCTCCTTTCGCCTGCCGGACATAATGGCCGTGAGCGGTGCCCGCCTGGTAGAGGTGGGCACCACCAACAAGACCTACCTGGAAGACTACGAGCGGGCCGCGGGGCCGCAGACCGCCCTGCTGCTCAGGGTACACGCCAGCAACTTCCGCATCGCCGGCTTCACACAGCAGGTGAGCGCGGCCGAACTGGTCGGCCTGGGCCGGCGCCTCGGGGTGCCGGTAATGGAGGACCAGGGCAGCGGCCTCTTGCTTCCCCGCCAGGAGTGGTTGTTCCGGGAGGAGCCGGTGGCGGCCGGTAGTATTGCCGAGGGAGTGGACGTGGTCACTTTCAGCGGGGACAAGCTGCTCGGCGGCCCCCAGGCAGGCATAATCGTGGGCAAGGCCGAGTATCTGAACCTCATGCGTCGCCATCCCCTGGCCAGGGCCCTGAGGGTGGATAAACTTGCCCTGGCCGCCCTGGAAGCCACCCTTCGCCTCTATCTGGACCCGGCGGAAGCCGCCAGGAGTATCCCGGCCTTGAGAGCCCTGACCCTCCCGCAAGAAGAGCTGAAGGCGCGCGCGGAGAGACTGGTGGACCTGCTGGCGGCGGCGCTGGCGGGCCGGGCAGAAGTGCAACTGGTGGCCGGCCGGTCGGAGGCGGGCGGCGGTGCCCTGCCGGGGGTCGAACTGCCTACCTTCCTGGTGGAGATAAGGCCGGGTTTGGTCTCCGCCCGGGAACTGGCCGACCGCCTGCGCCGGGCAGACCCCCCGGTCATAGCCCGTCTGAGGGAGGGAGCGCTTGTCCTGGACGTTCGCACCCTGCTCGAGGGTGAAGAGGCACTGGTCGCCCGAACGCTGGCCGGGTGCCTGAAGGAGGTCTAG
- a CDS encoding cell wall metabolism sensor histidine kinase WalK, with the protein MSINTRLTATVAGLLAPLALGMASYLGQALPAEAPTVWSCVAAFYLAVVATVYLCTRHYTRRLEELTSTVAAAAAGDLKRHASILTGDEVGRLAGYFNEILHRWRESLRQVSQEKEQLNAVLTSMSDGVLAVDQWGRILLVNRAAREMLALGENEPVGRTLLAAVRNRELDATVQAVLSEGRPVDREFTFSPGGRRVYRVSAVPILGEEGRREGAVLVLRDVTRIRQLEKMRSEFVANVSHELRTPLTSIRGFAETLLEGAVDDPEVRTRFLGIIISEANRLQRLIEDILVLSYLEDRQARLKEGRATLPGVVAEVVALLGPLAEAKGVEMRQEVSPALPPVNMHPDYLRQVMVNLLDNAIKFTPSGGRVEILCRAAGQGVEVEVRDTGIGIPAEALPRLFERFFRVDKARSRELGGTGLGLAIVKHLLERHGGTIWVRSAPGRGSSFTFTVPADLPPAGLPNPNPNLTQS; encoded by the coding sequence ATGTCCATCAATACGCGGCTGACCGCAACCGTAGCCGGGCTTCTCGCTCCGTTGGCGCTCGGTATGGCCTCTTATCTGGGGCAGGCGCTGCCCGCAGAGGCCCCGACCGTCTGGAGTTGCGTCGCCGCCTTCTACCTGGCCGTGGTGGCCACGGTGTACCTTTGTACCCGTCATTACACCCGCCGGCTGGAAGAACTCACCTCCACGGTGGCGGCTGCTGCCGCCGGCGACCTGAAACGCCATGCCAGCATCCTTACCGGTGATGAGGTGGGACGGCTGGCGGGCTACTTTAACGAGATCCTTCACCGCTGGCGCGAGAGCCTGCGCCAGGTTTCCCAGGAAAAGGAACAGCTCAATGCCGTTCTGACCAGCATGAGCGACGGCGTGCTTGCCGTGGATCAATGGGGGAGGATATTGCTGGTAAACCGGGCGGCCAGGGAAATGCTGGCTCTGGGTGAGAACGAGCCGGTGGGCCGTACTCTCCTGGCGGCGGTACGCAACCGGGAGCTGGATGCCACGGTACAGGCGGTCCTGAGTGAGGGGCGGCCTGTGGACAGGGAATTCACCTTTTCGCCCGGCGGCAGACGAGTCTACCGGGTATCGGCCGTACCGATTCTGGGCGAGGAGGGCCGCAGGGAAGGGGCGGTTCTGGTGCTGCGGGACGTGACCCGGATACGGCAGCTGGAGAAGATGCGCAGCGAATTTGTGGCCAACGTATCCCACGAACTGCGTACGCCCCTCACCTCCATCCGGGGCTTTGCCGAGACCCTCCTGGAGGGAGCGGTAGATGACCCGGAAGTGCGCACCAGATTTTTAGGCATAATCATCTCGGAGGCCAACCGGCTGCAGCGCCTGATCGAAGACATCCTCGTCCTTTCCTACCTGGAGGACCGACAGGCCAGACTCAAGGAGGGGCGGGCGACGCTGCCGGGCGTGGTGGCCGAGGTGGTGGCCCTGCTGGGGCCCCTGGCCGAGGCCAAGGGGGTGGAAATGAGGCAGGAAGTGAGCCCCGCCCTCCCTCCGGTGAACATGCACCCGGATTACCTTCGCCAGGTGATGGTTAATTTGTTAGATAATGCTATCAAATTTACTCCCTCCGGCGGTCGCGTGGAGATTCTGTGCCGGGCCGCGGGGCAAGGGGTGGAGGTGGAGGTGCGGGATACGGGAATCGGGATTCCTGCGGAAGCCCTGCCGCGCCTGTTTGAGCGCTTCTTCAGAGTAGACAAGGCCCGCTCGCGCGAACTGGGGGGCACCGGGTTAGGACTGGCCATAGTCAAGCACCTGCTGGAGCGCCACGGCGGGACCATTTGGGTGCGGTCGGCTCCCGGTCGGGGAAGCAGCTTCACCTTTACCGTTCCGGCGGATCTGCCGCCGGCCGGTTTACCGAACCCTAACCCGAACTTAACCCAATCTTAA
- a CDS encoding ferredoxin, with amino-acid sequence MEVAVDQDLCIACGDCIEICPEVFAWNDEGLSHAVVNPVPEGLEEECRQAVESCPTEAIKERSH; translated from the coding sequence ATGGAAGTTGCGGTAGATCAGGACCTATGCATAGCCTGCGGCGATTGCATTGAGATCTGCCCCGAGGTATTCGCCTGGAACGACGAGGGGCTATCGCACGCGGTGGTAAACCCGGTTCCGGAAGGACTGGAGGAGGAATGCCGGCAGGCGGTAGAATCCTGCCCGACCGAGGCCATCAAGGAGCGCAGCCATTAG
- the pstB gene encoding phosphate ABC transporter ATP-binding protein PstB, with the protein MTNPEAEIPNPKIQVRNLNLFYGAFLALRGISLDIPSRAITALIGPSGCGKTTFLRTLNRLNDLVPGVRIDGEVRLDGENIYAPGTDVIGLRRRVGMVFQKPNPFPMSIYDNVAYGPRVHGIRKRRLLDELVERSLRRAALWEEVKDRLRAPALGLSGGQQQRLCLARLLAVEPEVILMDEPSSALDPISTLRIEELIRELKHEYTIVIVTHNMQQAARVSDMTAFFLQGEMVEYDATEVIFTRPHDRRTEDYLTGRFG; encoded by the coding sequence ATGACCAACCCCGAAGCGGAGATACCCAACCCCAAGATCCAGGTGCGGAACCTGAACCTCTTCTACGGGGCCTTCCTCGCCCTGCGCGGGATCTCGCTGGACATACCCTCACGGGCCATAACCGCCCTGATCGGACCCAGCGGCTGCGGGAAGACGACCTTCCTGCGAACCCTAAACCGGCTGAACGACCTGGTGCCGGGGGTGCGCATCGACGGGGAAGTGCGGCTGGACGGGGAGAACATCTACGCCCCCGGCACGGACGTAATCGGGCTGCGACGGCGGGTGGGGATGGTCTTCCAGAAGCCGAACCCCTTTCCCATGTCTATTTACGACAACGTGGCTTACGGCCCCAGGGTGCACGGCATCCGGAAGCGGCGCCTGCTGGACGAACTGGTGGAGAGGAGCCTGCGCCGGGCGGCCCTGTGGGAGGAAGTAAAGGACCGGCTGCGCGCGCCCGCCCTGGGGCTTTCCGGCGGCCAGCAGCAGCGCCTTTGCCTGGCCCGCCTCCTGGCCGTAGAGCCGGAGGTAATCCTCATGGACGAGCCCTCTTCCGCCCTGGATCCGATCTCCACCCTGAGAATCGAAGAGCTGATTCGCGAGCTCAAGCATGAATACACCATTGTCATCGTCACCCACAATATGCAGCAGGCGGCCCGGGTCTCGGACATGACCGCCTTCTTCCTCCAGGGAGAGATGGTGGAGTACGACGCAACCGAGGTCATTTTCACCCGGCCGCACGATCGGCGGACCGAGGACTACCTTACCGGGCGCTTCGGTTAA
- the pstB gene encoding phosphate ABC transporter ATP-binding protein PstB: MGTPITVQGLSAWYRNKQVLYDIDLRLVPEQITGIIGPSGCGKSTFIRCLNRLHELVRGGRCRGRVLLGNQDIYGPGVDPVVVRRRVGMVFQKPNPFPTLSIFENVAAGPRLHGVRGKALAEMVERSLIQAGLWEEVRDRLHHPPTNLSGGQQQRLCLARALAVEPEVLLMDEPCSALDPASTLHIEELMARLKGQYTIVIVTHNMQQASRVADYTAFFLEGRLIEHGPTEELFTRPRDPRTESYITGRFG; this comes from the coding sequence TTGGGAACTCCCATTACGGTTCAGGGACTTTCTGCCTGGTATCGGAACAAGCAGGTGCTTTACGACATCGACCTGCGTCTGGTTCCGGAACAGATTACCGGCATTATCGGTCCTTCCGGATGCGGCAAGTCCACCTTTATCCGCTGTCTGAACCGGCTGCACGAACTGGTGCGGGGCGGGCGGTGCCGGGGCCGGGTGCTGCTGGGCAACCAGGATATCTACGGTCCCGGCGTAGATCCGGTGGTGGTAAGACGCCGGGTGGGCATGGTGTTCCAAAAGCCCAATCCCTTTCCCACCCTTTCCATTTTCGAGAATGTGGCCGCCGGTCCCCGTCTTCACGGGGTTCGGGGTAAGGCCCTGGCGGAGATGGTGGAACGGAGCCTGATCCAGGCCGGCCTGTGGGAAGAAGTACGGGACCGGCTGCACCACCCGCCCACCAACCTTTCCGGCGGGCAGCAGCAGCGGTTGTGCCTGGCCCGGGCCCTCGCGGTAGAGCCGGAAGTCCTGCTCATGGACGAACCCTGCTCGGCCCTGGATCCGGCCTCCACCCTGCACATTGAGGAGCTTATGGCCAGGCTAAAGGGGCAGTATACCATTGTGATAGTAACCCACAATATGCAGCAGGCGAGCCGGGTGGCGGACTACACCGCCTTTTTCCTCGAGGGGCGACTGATCGAGCACGGTCCCACCGAGGAGCTTTTTACCCGTCCCCGTGATCCGCGCACCGAGAGTTACATTACCGGCCGTTTCGGCTAG
- the pstC gene encoding phosphate ABC transporter permease subunit PstC → MAKRLPLIRDRLFAGLAFFFAFLMLLLIGGMVYFLVDASVPAWRTFGPSFVTGQRWDAIRQVFGALPFIYGTLASSLLALILALPLGIGAAIFLAELAPPWVRVPLSYLIELLAAVPSVVYGLWGLLVLAPALRSTVEPWLEQYLGFLPLFRGPAFGVGVLAAGAVLAIMILPTICSVSREVMLAVPDSQREAMLALGATRWETTYKVVLPYGRSGIIGAVVLGLGRALGETMAVTMVIGNSLSMSASLLHPANSMASIIVNEFAEAVSELHLSALIGIALILFVITLLLNAVARGLVRGAAGPSAGARRE, encoded by the coding sequence GTGGCCAAACGTTTACCCCTGATCAGGGACAGGCTTTTCGCGGGACTCGCTTTCTTTTTCGCCTTCCTGATGTTGCTCCTGATCGGGGGCATGGTGTACTTCCTGGTAGACGCCTCTGTTCCTGCCTGGAGAACCTTCGGCCCATCCTTTGTTACCGGACAGCGCTGGGATGCCATCCGGCAGGTATTCGGAGCCCTGCCCTTCATTTACGGCACCCTGGCTTCTTCTCTGCTGGCCCTTATTCTGGCCCTGCCGCTGGGTATAGGGGCGGCCATTTTTCTGGCCGAACTGGCCCCGCCCTGGGTACGGGTGCCTCTCTCCTACTTGATCGAACTCCTGGCCGCGGTACCCAGCGTGGTCTACGGCCTGTGGGGCCTGCTGGTCTTGGCCCCTGCACTGCGTTCGACCGTGGAGCCCTGGCTGGAGCAGTATCTGGGCTTCCTGCCCCTGTTCCGGGGCCCGGCCTTTGGGGTAGGAGTGCTGGCCGCCGGGGCGGTGCTGGCGATCATGATCCTCCCGACCATCTGCTCGGTCAGCCGGGAAGTGATGCTGGCGGTGCCCGACAGCCAGCGGGAGGCCATGCTGGCCCTGGGCGCTACCCGGTGGGAGACCACGTACAAGGTGGTGCTTCCCTACGGGCGGTCCGGTATCATCGGCGCCGTGGTCCTGGGGCTGGGACGGGCCCTGGGCGAAACCATGGCCGTGACCATGGTCATCGGCAACTCCCTGAGCATGTCCGCCAGCCTTCTGCACCCCGCCAACAGCATGGCCAGCATAATCGTCAACGAGTTCGCCGAGGCGGTATCCGAACTGCACCTCTCCGCCCTAATCGGCATAGCCCTGATACTTTTCGTCATCACCTTGCTCCTTAATGCTGTGGCCCGCGGCCTGGTCCGGGGAGCGGCCGGCCCATCCGCGGGGGCGAGGAGGGAATGA
- the selB gene encoding selenocysteine-specific translation elongation factor, protein MGFLVVGTAGHVDHGKTVLVRALTGVDTDRLKEEKERGISIELGFAPLRLPNGQVAGLVDVPGHERFIRQMLAGAAGIDLVLLVVAADEGVRPQTREHLAIVDLLGVQAGIITLTKKDLVTPEWLELVAEEVREAVKGTVLAEAPMVAVSALTGEGLPELLDLLAEQAEKVIPRQPTGPARLPIDRVFSVRGFGTVVTGTLWSGSLRTDQTVVILPQELSTRLRQLQVHNRRVGEAYAGQRVACNLAGIEVGDVKRGSVVVSPGAFRATPRLDSELKLLSDAGRELRHGQRVRFYLGTAEVTGRVLLLDREELLPGETGLAQLVLEEPVVAARGDRFVLRSMSPLITLGGGWILDPYAPRHKRHRAEVVAALRAAGQALPQERVLGLLTRRRWGLPLDELALLAGLEAADAAAVVEDLAAQDLVVVLAYEGGQYVADRARVTRWEEEVDALLGEFHRQYPLRPGMPKEELRTRLFGRLPARAYSGLLEYWCGRGRVKDQGGYVARPDFTPSPSGAQSQTLEALLTAFREGRWQPPAPEEVFARLGVKPEEGHELLHYLVQQGELVRVGEGLYFSRQAVAEARERIADLIRTRGPVELAAVRDLLGSSRKYVLPLMEYFDQIHLTRRVGDKRVLYSDRA, encoded by the coding sequence ATGGGGTTTCTGGTGGTGGGCACCGCCGGCCACGTGGACCACGGCAAGACCGTCCTGGTACGGGCGCTGACCGGAGTGGATACCGACCGTCTCAAGGAAGAGAAGGAGCGGGGAATCTCCATCGAGCTGGGATTCGCCCCCCTGCGGTTGCCGAACGGCCAGGTCGCGGGCCTGGTAGATGTGCCGGGGCACGAACGGTTCATCCGGCAGATGTTGGCCGGCGCCGCCGGCATCGACCTGGTCCTTCTGGTGGTGGCCGCCGACGAAGGGGTGAGGCCGCAGACCCGGGAACACCTGGCCATTGTGGACCTGCTGGGAGTGCAGGCCGGGATAATCACCCTCACCAAGAAGGACCTGGTAACTCCCGAATGGCTGGAACTGGTGGCCGAGGAGGTACGGGAGGCGGTAAAGGGAACGGTGCTTGCCGAAGCGCCGATGGTGGCGGTGTCGGCGTTGACCGGCGAGGGCCTGCCGGAACTCCTGGACCTTCTGGCGGAGCAGGCGGAGAAGGTTATCCCCCGCCAGCCGACCGGTCCAGCCCGCCTGCCCATCGACCGGGTGTTTTCCGTGCGCGGGTTCGGCACGGTAGTCACGGGCACCCTGTGGTCGGGAAGCCTGCGTACGGACCAGACGGTGGTGATCCTGCCCCAGGAGCTTTCCACCCGCCTGCGCCAGCTCCAGGTGCACAACCGCCGGGTAGGCGAGGCCTATGCCGGCCAGCGCGTGGCCTGTAACCTTGCCGGAATCGAGGTGGGCGACGTAAAGCGGGGAAGCGTGGTGGTCAGTCCCGGCGCCTTTCGGGCTACGCCTCGCCTGGACTCAGAGCTGAAGCTGCTGAGCGACGCGGGACGGGAACTGCGACACGGTCAAAGGGTGCGGTTCTACCTGGGTACGGCCGAGGTAACCGGCCGGGTGCTGCTCCTGGATCGGGAGGAACTCCTCCCCGGGGAGACGGGACTGGCCCAACTGGTGCTGGAGGAGCCGGTGGTGGCCGCCCGGGGCGACCGGTTTGTGCTTCGCTCCATGTCACCGCTGATCACCCTGGGCGGCGGCTGGATCCTGGACCCCTACGCCCCGCGGCACAAGCGGCACCGCGCCGAGGTGGTGGCGGCCCTGCGGGCGGCCGGGCAGGCTCTTCCCCAGGAGCGGGTACTGGGGCTGTTGACCCGGCGGCGCTGGGGCCTTCCGCTTGACGAATTGGCCCTCCTGGCCGGACTCGAGGCGGCGGACGCCGCAGCCGTGGTAGAGGATTTGGCCGCCCAAGACCTGGTAGTGGTCCTGGCCTACGAAGGGGGACAGTATGTGGCGGATCGGGCCCGGGTGACCCGGTGGGAGGAGGAGGTAGACGCCCTGCTGGGCGAGTTTCACCGTCAGTATCCCTTGCGTCCGGGCATGCCCAAGGAGGAACTCCGAACCCGGCTTTTCGGCCGCCTGCCCGCGCGGGCCTATTCCGGCCTCCTGGAATACTGGTGTGGCCGGGGACGGGTAAAGGATCAGGGGGGCTACGTAGCCCGGCCCGACTTTACCCCCAGCCCCAGCGGAGCGCAAAGCCAGACTCTGGAGGCCCTGCTGACCGCCTTTCGGGAAGGGAGATGGCAGCCGCCGGCGCCGGAAGAAGTGTTTGCCCGCCTGGGAGTAAAGCCTGAGGAGGGTCACGAGTTGCTGCACTACCTGGTGCAGCAAGGCGAGTTGGTGCGGGTGGGGGAGGGACTGTATTTCAGCCGCCAGGCGGTGGCCGAGGCCAGGGAGCGGATAGCCGACCTGATTCGTACCCGGGGACCGGTTGAACTGGCGGCGGTGCGCGATCTTCTGGGTAGTTCCCGCAAGTATGTTCTCCCTCTAATGGAGTATTTCGACCAGATTCACCTCACCAGGCGGGTGGGGGACAAGAGGGTGCTGTATTCCGATAGGGCCTAG
- a CDS encoding response regulator transcription factor translates to MRDEGGCGGRILVVDDEPPILELVRYNLEREGFEVVTASDGAEGLARARERRPDLIILDVMLPGMDGWEVCRRLRALPETAGVPIIFLSARGEEVDRVLGLELGGDDYVTKPFSPRELVARVKARLRPRPVPREDEGVLVGGPVVMRVKEHEVLVNGERRDLTPKEFELLRHLLLNAGKVLRRDYLLDRIWGYDYCADTRTVDVHIRYLRQKIEPDPSRPTLIETVRGVGYRFRERK, encoded by the coding sequence ATGCGTGACGAAGGCGGCTGCGGCGGCCGTATCCTGGTGGTGGACGACGAGCCGCCCATTCTGGAGCTGGTCCGGTACAACCTGGAGCGGGAAGGTTTCGAGGTGGTTACCGCCTCCGACGGGGCCGAAGGTTTGGCCCGCGCCCGCGAACGGCGGCCCGACCTCATCATCCTGGACGTCATGCTGCCGGGCATGGACGGGTGGGAAGTCTGTCGCCGGCTCCGCGCCCTTCCTGAGACGGCAGGAGTGCCGATAATCTTTCTGTCCGCCCGGGGGGAAGAAGTAGACCGGGTGCTGGGCCTGGAGCTGGGCGGTGACGACTACGTCACCAAGCCCTTCAGCCCCCGGGAGCTGGTAGCCCGAGTGAAGGCCAGGCTGAGGCCGAGACCGGTGCCCCGCGAGGACGAAGGGGTGCTGGTGGGCGGGCCGGTGGTGATGCGGGTCAAGGAGCACGAGGTCCTGGTGAACGGGGAGAGGCGCGACCTTACTCCCAAGGAGTTCGAGCTGTTGCGGCACCTGCTGCTCAATGCCGGTAAGGTGTTGCGCAGGGATTATTTGCTGGATCGGATATGGGGGTATGATTATTGTGCCGACACCCGGACGGTGGACGTGCACATCCGTTACCTGCGTCAGAAAATAGAACCCGACCCCAGCCGGCCCACGCTGATCGAGACCGTCCGGGGCGTGGGCTACAGATTCCGGGAGCGGAAGTGA
- a CDS encoding class I SAM-dependent methyltransferase, with product MEFEAWHRRFWNAWVGREERRDRDPEKQVHTALVWRTLERYLPGIETVLDAGAGPGRFSLPLARRGLKVTHLDLAPAMVARARQRAEQEGLELEFVVGSLRNLPWPDRRFDLVLCLDAPVSYVFPPSAAIGELARVTGRWLVVSVVNRLGQVPVGLKLEARWRKDFSFTRAFIDHGDWFPPPRWLRLPVVGRRIFPPLHAFTPQEFLAELEKAGLEPVEVSATGTLARLVGRRTLRRILRHPQCREDFLNLCESLEVRSEFWGVGAEGAAGLLAVCRPRARADAPPAGSDRHGLAPA from the coding sequence ATGGAGTTTGAGGCCTGGCACCGCCGCTTCTGGAACGCCTGGGTGGGCAGGGAAGAGAGGCGGGATCGCGATCCGGAAAAGCAGGTCCACACCGCCCTGGTCTGGCGTACCCTGGAACGCTACCTTCCGGGTATAGAAACGGTGCTGGACGCCGGGGCCGGCCCGGGGAGGTTTTCCCTGCCGCTGGCGCGCCGCGGGCTGAAGGTTACCCACCTGGACCTGGCGCCGGCCATGGTGGCCCGGGCGCGCCAGCGGGCGGAGCAAGAGGGCCTGGAGCTGGAATTCGTGGTGGGGAGCCTGCGAAACCTGCCGTGGCCGGACCGGCGCTTTGATCTGGTCCTTTGTCTGGATGCCCCGGTTTCTTACGTCTTCCCTCCTTCCGCCGCCATCGGGGAATTGGCGCGGGTCACCGGCCGGTGGCTGGTGGTTTCCGTTGTCAACCGCCTGGGACAGGTTCCGGTGGGATTGAAGCTGGAAGCCCGTTGGCGCAAGGATTTTAGCTTTACCCGGGCCTTCATCGACCACGGGGACTGGTTCCCGCCTCCCCGGTGGTTGCGTTTGCCGGTGGTAGGCCGGCGGATATTTCCCCCCCTCCACGCCTTTACTCCTCAGGAGTTTCTGGCCGAGCTGGAAAAGGCGGGGCTGGAGCCGGTCGAGGTATCTGCCACCGGCACCCTCGCCCGCCTGGTGGGCCGCAGGACCCTGAGGCGGATCCTCCGGCACCCCCAGTGCAGGGAGGACTTCCTGAACCTTTGTGAGAGCCTGGAGGTGCGGTCGGAGTTCTGGGGGGTAGGGGCGGAGGGCGCGGCCGGGCTGCTGGCCGTGTGCCGTCCGCGAGCCCGTGCGGACGCACCCCCGGCCGGCTCCGACCGCCACGGCCTGGCCCCTGCATAG